gGTCGTAACTGACAATCGAATGCCGTCAGCTTCAACCTTTTTCCGATTCATCTCACTGACTGCCGAAACTGTGTAAAGACATACATCACATACATTGCCTCAGGGGTTTCGAGATCAGGATGTCTAAGAAGATGTGCGCACCTCCTTTGAGTGCGACTTGGCACCAAAGTTTGTCGGCTACACTGCCTTTTTCAGCAAGAGGTCTAACACACCTTCGCGTTAATGTTAACCTCTTACGGTCAGTAAAACTTACCTCAGCGGAGCTACTCTTGCTACTCGCCAATTCGGTACCAGACTAATCAGTTTGTCTTGCGAGCAACTCTTTATTTTGTTATCAATGGAATAAAAAGGTGTGAAGTATTCTCATAGGTTTTACGGGTGTAAAGAGGTTTCTTCATGGAGTACAAACTAACCGGTCTGATAATTATTGATCCTGCGGTGGGTGTTTTCGCGGTGATATCTGTGAACGTACATACGCAACATCGAAGGTTCCAAAAATCCTCAATGCGATGTTTGCACAGGGGATCAAATGGAACTGACTTTTATCTACGGAAAGAGATAGGGAAATGGACAGGAAGGAAGTCCATTGTTACCCCATATTTCAGTGGCATGGTGGCTGATTTAGGCTAACCGTACCTTCATGAGTCAGATCCATCGTTTCTCACGATTCGTTGATGTCTTTCCGGATCCGTATCGTTGTTTCGTGTCGTACATCTTCTCTCCTTCTCTGAGCTCTTGGATTTTGAATGCTTCTagtagcttcttttttttctctatagaACACATACTTTTTATACGAAATACCAGGCGTATATGTAACTAAagtaatcaaatcaattaaaacCAAGAGGTGAAGATCGGTGGTTGACGTTGGGGGTGTTATTACAAATTTTCAGTGGGAATGACTAGTCTGTTCACTATTTATGCATGTAATGCACGTAGAACTAGACATCCCATTGAGGATGTACCTCAAAATGGTGATGCTGGCTCAAATCAATTAAACTGAGgaacacaaaaaaggaaaaaaaatgcaaaacattAATTCTGCCTTTGTTGTTAGCAGAGTCTACCATGTTGCGACGTCCTTGCAGTAAGCACATCAGCCCTTTTTCCAGCGTCCAGTGTTTCTGAATGCATGTGAAAACAACCTGGCTTTGTCCTCTcctctttctctttgtttctATGTGTCTCTTTTTCTCCGTTACTGTCTTTGAGCGTTGTCCTAAAACCCCTGTTTGCCCAACAACCTATGTTTCCCAAAGCTAGAACGGAATAGCTGGAAACTTTTATCCAACATTCATCTCCTCCTTAACATACTACTTTTGTATATCACTTGATTCGAATATTAAAAGAGTTTTGTTGTATtcggttttgaaaaaaaaagaacttaggGAAACGTATAACGCATGACTGAAGTTTATCCTCGTGGGTTCGCCAAACCTTTGGAGGTGAGGCTTCAACTTTTCATGGGTTGCACGCCAAAAAATCTCTCCATCATATTTACCTttgtttcatagaaaaaattttccgagaaatacactttgttttctttcgtatGGGGTTCATTGCACTTCCCAATGTGGGTTCTTTATCAGTTCGAAAACGTTTACATGCAAGAAACTAGTTCTCAAATATGAAGtgactattattattattattattaattcccAGATGTAAAAATCATTATTAGTTCTGACAGAAGAAATTGAGCTAGAGCGTGAGCGAATCCGATTAAAAATTCTTATTCAGCTACCGTTCACTCTACGCTAATTTTGACTAATGTAAAATTACACTCTCTTATTCTCAGCTACTccatttcttatctttttatctTACTGATGTTTTCAAAATGGACTCAACTTTGAGGAGTAGGTGAACGCTTGATGCGACTTTTTCTGCACAAGGTCGTTCTTTCTCAGAACTGCAGTCCATTTGTTTACTAAAATTTCCAATTGATATGTTATGTGTCAAGCACTGTTTCAGAAGTGGTGGCGGTTCGACATGTTGACCCCGTCGATCGATACGCAGCTCTTATTGTCAGAGTAAGTCTCTTCATGATTCACCTCTATAATTAACGTTGATTATCTCCGTGCTCAGTATCTATTATGAGGTGATTGAAGCGAAGAAGCAGTGGTTTCACGCTAAGCTTCATGTTTAAACCGATATTCTACCGAGAAGTATGCTCTCAGGCTTTACATTTAGGGTGCAATTGTTGGTGTGGGATTAGCAGGTGTTGTATTGTTCCTTCGCAATTCTCGATTGGTAAGTTCGTGAAGTTTTCAATCATTGACCTTTCTATAACTAATTGGTGTGGAACTAACAGATGTAGCAGGTTTACCATTCTAGTTCCTACTGTTGTTTAGCCAGACAAATAGGTATTTGTGAGTTCTGTTTTAAAGAtggtattttttcttgtgtttgtgATCTCAAAGTCTGCTCTACACATGTCTGTTCTGAGTCACCGATTTTGTTTCAATGTTACTTTTCAGTTTGCGAGATTCGAACATGCCGCTCAAATCCCCGAAGACTTTGTCCGGAAGGAACTCGAGTTGAAAGGGACTGTACGCGAGGTTTGTTCTagcatacttttttttgtatgcactctgcagattttttcttaattctatAGATTCTATAATCCACCCGCAGTCATCTCCAGTAATGTGGAACGAATAATATTGTTCCTTTGGTTTACCGCGACGAGTTTAAAGAAATTTATACACTTGCTTGCTTAACATTTTCTTCCACTACTTCCCCTCGTATCAGTGGAACACGTATCGCGACAACGCTATTCAGCATTGATATTGCTTTGTAGATATTGGTGCTAACTTtgttatataaataatattttttgtagATATTGCCATCCGGTGAACTTCGTGTTGAACATATTCCTATCGTGAAACTACCGTCATTTTTGGGTCGAAAGAGGCCTCCCAAGGTTtgctttttctatttcaatgCGTATAagattttatatttatgtttgcaTAGTTGacattctttgaattttttattcccAAGTCATGAACCACATTGTGGATAGCttggaacaaaattttcattcaaggGCCTCTTGAATATTCGCCTTGCTGGTGTCGATCTATCTACTGCTGGACAACAATTTATCTCCAAAGATTTACGCCTTATGAACAAGCCCATCACCTTCACTGTCATAAAGGTGGGAATGTCGTAGATTTGCAGGATTTTAATCGCGTAAATTATACTGCATCTTTTAAttatccgcaaaaaaaaaacttcgcttCATTGCAGGGTACCGATGGCGCATCAAATTCTATCGATGCCGATGTTACGGTGAAAAAAGTAGGTGACTTTAACTAAAATTTAGTCACACGTTTTACAAAGTAATTGAGCCCGATCTAGGCATACTCCGCAATTTCTCTCTACTTATTTGCTTTAGAGAAATTTGGGTGCCTCGTAATTGTACAGATATATTCTCTTTTCGATTTTACTTTCGCTTAGTACGTATTTTATCCATTTCGCTGACCTTGcagtcattttttctttgagtttgtCACACTCTCTTTACGACCCAGTTTTACAAACGATTGCGCCACTTATCGGTGGCCAATTTACTTCCTTCtcgtttcgttcttttttctttaagaaaaaaagcggttttttttgcgTCCTCTCTATGTTGTGCGAGACTAGCTAGTGGTAGTTTCTCAGCTGCGCTAGATTAACAAACGGTAAAACGGAAATTTGAAGACTAGTGGACTTTTTCGAGGTTTAGAAATGTGTGAGCAGAATACTGTAGGTGAGGGGGAAGGGCGGGAAGTGCATGCTCTGCAAATGTATGTGCACCACTCACAGTTGCCAATATATCAGAATTCTCTGAGCAGCTCCAGCGGTGTTTCCGTAACAACCAACGTTTGGAAGGCACCAGCCATGGTCGTGAATTGCCTCGATGGTAGATtaactatgtttttttttacgttgatTTGTGTGATTTTTCTATATTCGACCACACATATGTTCAGCCAGATGAACACGATGCGTCTGCATAAGCGACGCTTCCTCCTGCTCAACAGACACCTTTTTTCTCTGCCCTGAATCGATGACACATCACTCTCGCCCAGTTGAACACCATCGGCACCGATTTCCACTATCCTCTCAAATTTTATACCCtcaattttgtttgattttaccACAGTAGCATTTGAATGCGAGGAATTCTTAATCAAATTcaggttttattttgttcaggaaggaggaaaaaggaaaagactTACTGGAGATTGAGACTAATTAAGAGAATTAGGATTGAGATCAGTTTGCTGCATCTTCCAGTGTGTGATATTTTGTCGCTTTCGTGCCAGTCTCTTGCACTGGTGAGAGTGGGCAGGACGTAGTACGACAGAGCAATGTTTAACCACAAAATCCATGGCCTTTTGCGAAGTGTGTATATGTGCATGAGAAAGTATCGCGCCATAGCTTCTGTACCTGAGAAAATATcgaaatatcaaaataaatttctcattACAAGCTGTGTCGGCagtatccgttttttttttcaataaaaccACACTGCTGACATACTAAACAAGGAGGTAATGTCTCGTGTTTCGTACAACCTTTGCACCTTCACGCGGTAACTTTGAGCGACTATGTTGTAGCTGTACAGTAGCGCGGTTGCGGTGCAAAgttaatttgattttaattaagttaattttaattgagtattttttttttgaaggaaaatctgaCTCAATTAATATAGCTTAGCATTGTGCACAGTGAGATCTTCCCTTAGCTGGAGTGTTCGTACTTAATCGAAATTGCTGTGAGGAATCGCAGCCCGCGTTATACACAGCTCGTGTTATGTTTCTGTCACAGCGATCCAACAAACAACATAATTACCATGAATTGTAAGTATGTATTCACCAACCACACTAATTTTCATCTACACAAAACAAGGATTTCCGGACGAACAGATTATCCATTCTTGATCATTGAGTTGTTCCACGATTTCTGTTACTTcctcaaatttctttctttacctACTGATTTTGATCTTTCAAATTATCCAAAAGTGAACGGAGAGGTGtcccagttctttttttatatgtaAGGTGTTTCCCTGCATAGTATAATCAGTCTTGTTCCTAGAATCATCTCGTTCAATaagaattagattttttcccGTTTCTACCAGAAACTGacttttgttcttcttgttATTCAACTTGATGAAAGTGTATGTTTTGTCTGTTTGGTAGTTCTTAATGGAGAAATTCCATGTCGATGCTGACTGCACCAACTGTGAGGAAGGCCGCTTTGGAGCATAGATAGGGTGGAGCTGGACCGTGCTCATTAGAAGGGGTGAGCTCATGAGGTGTTCAGGTGATGAGGACCGttgaaaagtgaaggggtcctttcACCAACCGtcgaaaagtgaaggggtcgaCCCACCGGCATCGACTATCGCAGCTCTGTTTTGTTATCGACCTCAGTCCATGACATTTCGGAAATGTACTTCCTGCTAAGTATGTGAAgggtttctttgttttttgatgCACGTGCCCTCCTCAGGTTTAGGTTTCTACTTTCTGAACTTCCTTCTTGTTAAGGAGGAAGATAGCGAAACAGCTTGCAAATCCTTGAACCTTGCCAAATTCACGAAATCGGACTGAAGTACAACACCGCTTTTAatttgcgcaaaaaaaaaaaaacgcttggTGCACTGATCCATCGCAGAGCGTACTTTTGTTATTTAGTAGTCTAgtattttttcgaaagtagTGACCCTTTAAATATTCCGGAATTTGGGATGGACATGTGGAAACGGAACTGAATTTTCCACATGTCCATCCCAGATTCCTACAGATCAACTACAAGTTTcaaaatccacaatttttaAACACTTTCATCCGAtttttactggatttttttttgcctgcaATGGATGGACATATGTCAGCAGGGGAGAATTCATATTTTACTGATCTATCTCAGTGGTGttttctagtattttttttgtctttttgtaATATACACTGTTTGGTTTCCCAGgggaaataaaatgttttcgtttttaagAAGCCAACAGTAGCGCTCTACGATTTGTTATTGCGTCGTAcgcatattttttcaaaggctAGAGTCTCATGCTTCAGCATTATGTATGCTGTAGCCTCCAAACTTTACCCAATATTGAGGTAGCtgagtttttgttctttttttttctggaactaacTGATAAAGTGTGAGATTACTTTGACTTTTCTTGTTGTGAAATGCTTGAAGTTATGaagtaaaaggaaaaagtgcacAGCGTTGATAATCAATTCCTATGCGGATGCGAGTCCGCGTTATATTTCAATTGAagatcgtttgaagtttatgaacgcgtgtgcagcctatacaatggcttgcaAGAGGGAGTCAGTGTGTCATGtcagccagtgtttttatcctcgtagaaaagtctggcaccaatttgtagagggatgaaagccttggCAGGCAGTGGGATCTGAACCATCGATCATGCAGTCACAACCGAACCTCTTGTGGACCGCGTTACACCCGCCTCTGTGTTatgtaataaattaatttaattttctgttaatctgttttttttacagaatacCTTTTCACGCACGAATCTGAATATCGAAGTAGTTCGACGTGGATATGCTCGTGTGCCACCGCCTGAGTCACCACGGCATTTGAAAGCGTTGCAGACGATTCCTGCCTATTCAAGGCTGGTCAACAGACTGCTCATGAGCGAAAAGGTGGGTGCATCAATTGGGGTGCAATTTTGAGGACTCCTTGAGGGATTCGCAGCCACGTCTACATTTTGTCAATGTTG
This is a stretch of genomic DNA from Necator americanus strain Aroian chromosome II, whole genome shotgun sequence. It encodes these proteins:
- a CDS encoding hypothetical protein (NECATOR_CHRII.G7703.T1); this translates as MGEGDADATVTHTVPAKSPATANSEVVAVRHVDPVDRYAALIVRGAIVGVGLAGVVLFLRNSRLFARFEHAAQIPEDFVRKELELKGTVREILPSGELRVEHIPIVKLPSFLGRKRPPKGLLNIRLAGVDLSTAGQQFISKDLRLMNKPITFTVIKGTDGASNSIDADVTVKKNTFSRTNLNIEVVRRGYARVPPPESPRHLKALQTIPAYSRLVNRLLMSEKVADRRGVGLWERDSWVESVQSYPSQLGQIVRGAPITKFIVLVFNVTKDVLLYGVKLTQQTYAVLLAACAHIAYGYRRFAAGVDRLTDKYNKIRQRLK